A DNA window from Bacteroidota bacterium contains the following coding sequences:
- a CDS encoding helix-turn-helix transcriptional regulator, whose translation MNTKSWSNIKDKIYGEKGTERRDNLEREIEPFKIGLLLRKAREEKQLTQQQLGMIIDKKRTYISRVENNGSNLTLKTLFDIVEKGFGGKVKISIEV comes from the coding sequence ATGAATACTAAAAGTTGGAGTAATATAAAAGATAAAATATACGGAGAAAAAGGAACTGAAAGGCGAGATAACCTTGAAAGAGAAATTGAACCTTTTAAAATCGGACTTTTATTAAGAAAGGCACGAGAAGAGAAGCAATTAACTCAACAACAGTTGGGGATGATAATTGATAAAAAAAGAACTTATATTTCTCGTGTTGAAAATAATGGAAGTAATTTAACTCTAAAAACACTTTTTGATATTGTAGAAAAAGGATTTGGGGGAAAAGTTAAAATATCAATAGAAGTATGA